The following proteins are co-located in the Synchiropus splendidus isolate RoL2022-P1 chromosome 14, RoL_Sspl_1.0, whole genome shotgun sequence genome:
- the c14h12orf29 gene encoding uncharacterized protein C12orf29 homolog, translating to MRRLGSVQQKVPCVFVTEVKQEQSRKRVCQEFQVVATEQLNPVALEANINCAVATEKLDGTCCYVTVYKGQPWLWARLDRKPNKQAEKRFKKYQHTHKSSKGFTWNVEEDFKTVPDAWIPAHGVKHLNGYPVPDPQGHIPGWVPVEKDNKQYCWHSAVVDHQAAGALALRPSGNMEDALEIVVVPLVDLLEQTLELIGTNVNGNPYGVGSKSQPLHFLVPHGSICAKNPPPVELQQLRRWLQESPDGKVEGIVWHCRDGTLVKVHRHHLNLPWPEGETFLGSKPVDVCVDWTVDEYAGSSKDLITCFSRMNGRKFSRLQDVQYDP from the exons ATGCGTCGCCTGGGTTCCGTTCAGCAGAAAGTTCCGTGTGTTTTTGTCACCGAGGTGAAGCAAGAACAGTCGAGAAAGCGAGTCTGCCAG gAATTCCAGGTTGTTGCCACTGAACAGTTGAACCCTGTGGCTCTTGAGGCAAACATCAACTGTGCGGTGGCTACTGAGAAACTGGACGGAACATGCTGCTACGTGACTGTTTATAAAG GTCAGCCATGGCTTTGGGCTCGACTGGACCGGAAGCCCAACAAACAAGCGGAGAAGAGATTCAAGAAGTACCAGCACACTCACAAGAGCAGCAAAG GGTTCACGTGGAACGTGGAAGAGGACTTTAAAACGGTACCAGACGCATGGATTCCAGCTCACGGTGTCAAACACCTCAATGGCTATCCGGTCCCAGATCCACAAGGCCACATTCCAG GCTGGGTTCCGGTGGAGAAGGACAACAAACAGTACTGCTGGCACTCGGCTGTGGTGGACCACCAAGCAGCCGGCGCACTGGCCCTTCGGCCGTCTGGCAACATGGAGGACGCGTTGGAAATCGTGGTGGTCCCTCTGGTCGACCTTCTGGAGCAAACTCTGGAGCTCATTGGAACAAACGTGAACGGAAACCCGTACG GTGTGGGGTCAAAGAGTCAGCCGCTTCACTTCCTAGTGCCTCACGGAAGCATCTGCGCTAAGAACCCTCCAcctgtggagctgcagcagctgcgccGCTGGCTTCAGGAGAGTCCAGATGGAAAAGTGGAGGGAATCGTCTGGCACTGCAGGGATGGCACCCTGGTCAAG GTTCATCGTCATCACCTGAACTTGCCCTGGCCAGAGGGAGAAACCTTCTTGGGCAGCAAACCAGTGGATGTCTGCGTGGACTGGACCGTGGACGAGTATGCCGGCAGCAGCAAGGACCTGATCACGTGTTTCTCCAGGATGAACGGACGCAAGTTCAGCCGACTGCAGGACGTGCAATATGACCCCtga